The Sandaracinaceae bacterium genome includes the window CGCAGTGGACTCGGGACTCGACGCGGGTCAGCCGGCCTGTCAGCAGGACTTCGTGGTGCGCACCCTGAGCCTCCCGGACGATGTCTCGGGCGTGGGCTTCGATCTCGACGGAGGAGGCGCGGAGGTCGGGTGCGGCATGGATGGGCCGGGTGGCGTGGACAACGCCTTCGGACGGCTGGCAGGGCTCGTGCAACTCGTCGGCGTGGACATCGACCAGCTGCTCACCGCCGCCATCACGCTCCGCCTCGTGCGTCTGCGCGTGCGGCTCGACCGCTGCGGCGACACGCCCACGCTGGTGATGGTGGACGACGACGGCGCGGCCATCGGAAGTCCACGCGCCGCCGTGGTGGAGACCGGTACCGACGGGAGCATCACCTTCGAGGGCAGCGTGGAGCTCGTTCCCATCGTGCTCATGGTCCCCTTCGGACCGGGCATCCAGATCGACATCAGCCTCGACAACGTGCAGCTGGCGGGCACCTTCGCGGACACGAACTTGAGCCGATTGGTGCTTGGCGGTGAGCTGCCGCGGGAGCGCATCGTGGCGCTGGCGGAGGCCTTCGCGGGCCCCGCCGGGATGAACCCCGAGACCATCGAAGCGCTGCTGGTGACCTTGCTGGACCTGCACGTCGACGAGAATACGGGGAGCTGCACGGCCATGTCGGGTGCGTTCCTGGCCACGGGAAGAGTGCTTCGGCCGTAGCCCTCGTCCTTGGCGCCACAGCGGGAGCGCGCGGCGGGCGAAGGCCGTCGGGACTCGCAGCGGGGCCGCTGAGCCCATGGGTCCCCCGAATCACAGCGTCGGGTCTTCGGACTCCAGAATGGCCTTCAGTCGCTCCATCTCCTTCGGAACGTCTTGGGCAATCCACTTCCTCAGGAATGGCTCGGCCACGAGGCGCCACGGGGCATGGAACCGAAACCGCTCCGTGTGAACGACCTGGGTCCCCCCTGCCACTTCGGCGAGCTCGAACCCACCGTCGAACGTCAGAAACCACTTGGCGGGCCAGCTCGGGACGCTTCGATAACGCACGGAGGTCCGCCCTTCGATGGTCATCTCCAGGGACACCGGCGGGCCGGGAATGCCCCGCAGCTTCCCGTCGTGCCTCATGAAGATGCGGTTGCCTTCACGCCGTGACTCGAGCACCCGACCGATCTTCCAGTCGGCCTTCTTGTAGCGCTCGAGATCCGTGACGAAGGCGATGATCGCCTCGGGGGGCCTGCGGACGAGCGCCTCGCCAATGCCCTCGATCATGGGACTTCAGTGCCTCCGCTCGCCACGCACCATGAGCCCGCGCGCCCGCAGCGGCGCCACCACCTGCGCCTCGAGCGAGTGCTCGGCCAGCTTCAAATAGGCATCGGTCCGCATCCACCCGAGCGCGTGCACGCTGCTCTCGGGGCCCGCAGGCCGCTGCGCGATGTCGTCCCACAGCCGGTGGATGCCCTCGATGGCCGTGCGCGCCGTGCGCGCCAGGTGCGCCCTGTCCGCGTCGCTCAGCAGCGGCGCCGCCCAGTCCAGGAACGTGAAGCCGAACACGCCGTGCGCGGCCTCGTCCTTCACGATGCGCCCCAGGATGGCGCGCGGCAGCGGGTGCACCGAGGCCTGCCAGGTGCCGCGGATGAGCGGGATGGAGAGCGCCTCGCCCACGCAGAAGTTGTAGACCACCAGCTCGGCGGCGCGCAGCAGCGGCGAGAGGTTCGGGTTGGCGCGCAGGATCATCTCGTCGGGGTCGTGCAAGATCTCGGTGCCGCCTCCCAGCTCCATGGCCATGCGCGCGCACAGCTCCACGTGCACCATCTCGTCGAGCGGGAAGCGGCTGGCCACGGCGATGAGGTCGAGCGGCGCGCGCGCCTCGATCAGGCAGCGCAGCGTCTCGGCGCACGCAGCCCCGGTGCGGTGCTCTTGGAACGCGGCGCCGGTCCAGCTCTTGCGGGCGGCCAGCACCAGCTCGGGCGGGTGCTCGCTCGGGTTCAGCGTGCCCCACGGCATGGCCTCCACCTCGGGGCGCAGCTTGCGGTAGCGGCGCTCCCAGCTCCCGCCGAGCATCTCCAGCTCGAAGACCTCGTAGCTCATGGGGTGGGCGACGTGGGCGGCGGCGGGGGCGGCATCAGGTTGCCAGGCGGCGGAGGCGGCGGCGGAGGCATGAGGTTACCGGGCGGCGGTGGCGGGTTCTCCGGTTGGGGCGGCGGCGGCTCGGGCGGCATCAAGTTGCCGGGCGGCGGCGGCGGGTTCTCGGGCGGAACCGGCTCCTGCTGTGGCTCGGGCGGCGGCGGGTCCTGCGGCTGCGGCGGCATGAGGTTGCCCGTGGGCGTGGTGGGCTCGTCGGTCTTGCAGCCCGGGATCATGAGCGTGGCCACGCCCGCAGAGGCGATCAACAGCTTGCGGCGGGTGAGCTTCATGCCCACAGCCTACACCGCTCAGCGCCGCGTGTGGCAGTGGAAGCAGGTGTAGTCGTCCATGCCCAGCAGGGTGCCCATGGTGGGGGTCACCTCGTCGCGCATGAAGCGCACGGCCTCCGCCTGCGCGGCCTCCATGGCGCGCCAGCCGCTCGAGCCCGGCTCGGGCAGGCGGTAGATGGTGGCCACGGGCATGGCGTAGCTCACCTCGCGCATGTTGCTGCCGTGGCACGACTCGCAGCTGAAGCCGCTGTACTCCTGCGCATCATGCCGCGCGAAGAGCTCGTGCATGATGGGGAGCACCTTGCCGATCATGTAGAACTCGCGGTCCTCGGCGCTCATCTCGGCCCACGGCGTGTCCGGGCCGGAGATGCCCAGCTGCTCGATGGCGCTGCCGGTGTACTCGGTGCCCGCGGTCTCGGGCTCGTCCCCCCAGTCGTCTTCCAGCTCGGCGCTGCTTTCGCTCTCGGTGGTGGTCGTGTCGGCTTCGGGCTCCTCGGGCTCGGGGCCGCTGCCAGCGCAGCCCACCAGCGAGGAGGTCAGCGCCAGGGTCAGCAGGAGGAGCGCACGTACAGCGAGGGCGAGTCGCAGAGTCATCGCCCGCACTTTCGCACGAGACGCACAGCCATGGGTAGCCGCCACGTGCGCGCGGGTGGCATGCTCGCCCCATGACGAGTCCGAACGAGTTCGAAGGCAAGCCGGTGGTGGTCACGGGAGGCACGGGCGCGCTCGGCCGCTCGGTGGTGGGCGGCCTCTTGGCCCGCGGCGCGAGCGTCCACATCCCCGTCATGCACGCGCGCGAGCTGGACGGCTTTCCGTACGCGGGCCAGGTGCGCTGCCGAGAGGGCGTGGACCTGCGCGACGAGGCCAGCTGCGCGGCGTTCTACGGCAGCGTCCCGGGCGCGCTCTACGGCTCCATCCACCTGGCGGGCGGCTTCTCCATGGGGCCCTTCACGGACACGTCGCTGGCCGAGTACCAGAAGCTGGTGGATCTGAACGTGACCACCTGCTTCCTCAGCTGCCGCGAGGCGCTCAAGCGCATGAGCGGCGAGGGGCGCATCGTGAACGTGGCCGCGAAGCCCGCGCTCGTGCCCACGGGCGGCCTCGTGGCGTATGCCCTCACCAAGGCCGCCGTGGCCGGGCTCACGTTGGCGCTCGCCGAAGAGGCCGGCCCGCGCGGCGTCTGGGTCAACGCCGTGGTGCCCTCCATCATGAACACGCCCGCCAACGTGGCCGCCATGCCGGACGCCGACCACAGCGCGTGGCCCACCACCGACGACGTGGCGGCCACCATCTGCTTCCTCGCGTCGCCACTCAACCGCGTCACGCGCGGCGCGCTGGTGCCGGTCTACGGGCGCAGCTGATCGCCCGCAGCCCGTTGCCTCTCACAGGCGAATGGCGCCGGACACCAGCTGCTCGTGCAGCACCGTGGTGAGCGGCTCGTAGGCGCGCCCGTTCCAGAAAAAGAGCGGGTCGCCCTTCACGTTGGCCGGGTCGAAGCCCTGCTCCTTCAGGTCGGTCTTCACGTACTTGAAGCTGGCGGTGAGCTGCATCTCGCGCTGCACGCGAATGAACAGCGGCCGCGCATAGCCGGGCAGGTTCTTCTCCACGTGCGCGGAGAGGCCGGGCAGGTCCAGCTCGCCGTCCAGCACCACGGCGGCCATGCCCGCGCGCCCGTCGCAGCCGGGCACCTCCACGCCATACACGTTGGCCTCGCCGATGGACGGCGCGTGCGTGAGCACCAGCGCCACTTCGCTGGTGGCCACGTTCTCGCCCTTCCAGCGGTACGTGTCCCCGAGGCGGTCTTGGAACGACACGTACTTGTGCGGGTGCATGCGCACCAGGTCGCCCGTGTTGAAGTAGTTCTTCCCGTCGCCGAAGGGGTTCTCGAGGATCTTGCCCGCGTTCTTCCCCTTGTCCACGTAGCCGTCGAAGCTGTTCACTTTGTTGATCTGGCCCAGCAGGATGCCGTCCTGGCCCGGGTGCGCCTTCTCGCACAGACCCGTGTGCGCGTTGCGCCACACGTCGGCGGTGCCCTCTTCGGCGCGCGCCACCACCTGCCCGGGCATCAGGCGCCCCAGCATGCCGGGCTTCCCGTCGAAGTTCACGATGCCCACGTTGCCCTCGGTGGCGCCGTAGAACTCGCGCACTTCGGGGATGTTGAAGCGCTTCACGAACGCCTCCCAGATGTCGGGGCGCAGGCCCGCGCCCACCACCATGCGCAGCTTGTGGCGCTTCTCGGCGGGCTTCACCTCGCTGGCCAGCAGGTAGCGGCACAGCTCGCCGATGTACGCGAACACCGTGGCGCCCGTGCGCTCGCAGTCTTCGAAGTGCTGGCTGGACGAGAACTTGCGGCGCAGCGCGCACGTGGCGCCGCCCACCAGGGCCATGCCGTAGCCCAGGATGAAGCCGCTCGAGTGATAGAAGGGCAGGCCCGAGGTGTAGACCACGTCGCTCGGCGTGATGTGCGCCACGGGGCCGGCGAACACGTGCATGGCCTTCATGACCCGCTGGTTCTTCATCATGGCCGCCTTGGGCAGGCCGGTGGTGCCCGAGGTGTAGATGTAGACGAACGGGTCGTGGATGCTCTGTTGCTTGGTCTGCTCGGGGTTGTGCGCCGGCGCCGCGTCGATCACCGCGTCGAAGTCCACGGCGCCCGGGAGCTGCGCGCGGTTGTCGCCGTCACGCATCATGAGCACGCGTCCGGGCGGGACCGGCAGCTCGTCGCCCAGGCTGCGCACGTTGTCGATGTGCTCGGAGCCCAGCAGGATGAACGACGGCTCGCAGATGCGCAGCGCGTGGGAGAGCTGGATGCCCGCCACGTGCGTGTTGATCAGCGCGCTCACCACGCCGATCTTGTTGGCGCCCATGCAGGCCACCAGGTACTCGACGCGGTTGTCCATCAACACCGCCACGACCTGGCCCTTCTTGGCGCCCAGCCGCTCGAGCGCGTGGGCGTACTGGTTGGCGCGCGCGTTCAGCTCTTGGTAGCTGAGCGTGCGGTCCTCGAAGAGGAGCGCCGGGTGGTTGGGCTGCCGCGCGGCGTGGCGCTCCAGCAAGAGCGCGGGGCAGAGGTTCTGGTTGTCGCGCAGCTTGTACGCCGCGAGCCAGATGCCGTAGCCAATGGTGCGCGCCATGCGCGCGTTGCTGCGGAGCAGCTCGGTGTCGATTCGTGCCATGCGCGGGAGTGTGCGCTGGTGTGGAACGCGTTTCAATTACAGGCGGCGCCTGTGGGCGCGGCTCACCGTAGTCTGTTTGGCCGGGGATGGCGGGGTGATCGTGAGGAGGGCGAGGGGCACCCTGGTCTGCGGGGGCGGTCGCGCAGGCGCTCCCTCTGGTTGACCTCCCCCATTTCGGCGCGTCCTGCGGACGCTTGAAATAGGGCCCCCCCAAGCCCCGCTGCCCAGGGTGCCCCTCGCCCTCCGCGGTGACGTGTCGCACCGCGCGTCTGAGCGGCTGGACGACGGGCGGAGCCGCTGGGCGCCCGGGGCTCGACTGGCTCTTCCCGAACGCGCTGGGGCCTTCCCGTCTCATCGCTGGGAAGTGAGCTCACCTGGTCCCTGGTTTGTCCTTCATTCGGTGGAGCGCCGCTGCGGTACTCCCCTCAGCTCGGCGGCGCGTCCGGCTGCGCGCTCGGGTGCGCGTCGGACCAGCGCGGCAGGGCTTGGCAGCGCGCGTCGATCTCCACCAGCGAACTCAGGTCGTCGAGAGGCAGGCCCAGCAGGCGCGCGTTGAACATCTGCGGGACCAGGCACACGTCCGCCAGCGTGGGCTGGTCGCCGAAGAGGAAGGCGCCGCGTGTGGTGTGGGCGCGTTGTTCGAGTGCCAGGAGGCCGTTCAGCACGAAGTGGCGGGCCCACGCCTGCGCGTCGGCGCCGAGCGAGCTGACGTGCAGCAGCACAGACAGGTTCTGGAGCGGCTGGATGCCGGAGTTCACCAGCTCCACCAGCTCGCGCACGCGGGCGCGGGCGATGGGCTCACGCGGCAGGAGCGCGGGCTCTGGGAACACCTCTTCGAGGTACTCGAGGATGGCCACGGATTGTGCGAGCAGCACGGGCTGTTCGCCGCCCAGCAGCTCCAGCACCGGCACCTGGCCGATGGGGTTGCGCGCGCGGTGCTCGGGTGCGCGTTGCTCGCCGGTCATGAGCGCGATGGGCACGAGCTCGTGGGCGATGTCCTTGTGGGCGAGGCCGAGGCGTACGCGGTAGCTCGCGCTGCTGCGGTAGAAGGCATAGAGGCGCATGGCCCGCAGGGTACACTGTCGCGATGCGTCACCCCGTCGACGGGTTCCGGATCCCCGCGCCCATCGTGCGGCTGTTCGACTACCTGGCCGGGCTCGAGGAGGCCGAGTACCTCGAGTCGTGGGAGCTGCAGCTGCGCTTTGCGCCGCTGCTCTACGACTTCTCGCCGGACTTGCTGGCCGCGCGGAGCTGGGAGCTGCCGGACCTGCCGCGTGAGAAGTGCCAGGAGCTGGACTACCTCACCACGCCCTTCGAGCTGTCACCCGTGTCGTGGAGTGGCCTCGATGGGCTCCACTACGATTGGGTGGTCCATGCTCCGGAGCTCGATTTGCCCGACTTCCCCATGGTGTCGTACGCGCCCTCCGAGGACGCGGTGGTGTGGCTGGGCGACGACACAACGCAGGGGCTCGCTCACCTCATGGTGGCCCAGCGCAAGGCCCGGCTGAAGAGCCGCATGGAAGATCCGCTGCAGAGCCCCCAGTGGGAGCTGCTGGTCGGGCTGGTGGGGCATCGTCCGAACCCCGATGACCCGCGCATCACGCCCGGCGCGCGCAGCCGGCTCGCGTGCGTGCCGCACGTGCCCGAGGGGTACCGCTTCGAGCCCGCCTGCGATGGAGTGGGGGTGCTGGCGCCCGCGCACTTCTTCGGTGACCTCGACGTGGCGGCGCTCTCGCGCGATGAGCTGGGGCTCGACCGCGAAGCGCGCGCCCACGCCAGCGCGGGCCAGCACGGAACGGCGCTGCTGGCGCTCAAGCAGTGGCGGCCGCTTCGTCCGGAGGACCCCGGCATCATCGAGCGCATGCGCGACGCGTACGAGGCGCTCGGTCGTCCCATGCATGCGGCGCGCGCGGCGATGTCGCTCACCCGGCGCTGACCGCGCGTGCGCTCACCCCTCGGCGGCGAACAGCGCCGGCAGGAAGTGCTCGAAGTTGCCCACCTCCTCCACGTTGTGGAGCAGCCAGGCGCGCGCGTGCGCCTCGTCGAAGGCCACCGACCGGATGGCCCGCTGCACGAACGCCATGCTGCTCGGCAGCGCGGGCCCGATGGTGATGGAGTTCTCGTAGTGCGTGCCGCCCGGGACGCGCCGCCACGTGTAGTCCATGGCCGCCATGCCCGAGATGCCACCAAAGCGCGGGCGGTGCGCGAAGCCGCCTTCGTCGAGGCGCACCACGTCGGTCAGCACGTTCACGCGGTGCTTCGGGTCGCGCCCCAGCACCTCGTGGATGGCGAAGACCGAGCCCACTCCGTCACCCCCCGGGGGCGTCTTCTCGTAGCGGTGCTCCACGTGGTCGCGCGGGTGCCACACGCGGTAGCGCGGGTAGGGGCGGCCCTCGATCTCGAGCGTGCCGCGCATGTTGCGGAACCACCACACCAGCATCTCCGGGGTCACGCCGTGCAGCACGTCGTGCACGATGGACGCGCGCAGCCGGCCACGCTCGTCGAAGTCGAGGGAGGTCTCCGCCGAGCCGAGCGGCTTCATGGTCCAGGGCACGGGGATGGGCTCGGGCAGCGGCGTGGTCATGGGCCCGCATTCTACCGCCGTCGGCCACCGTGTGTGTTCCGTCTGGTATCGCGCGCTCGGCCCGTGGCACCCTCGCGCCTCCGACGTGAAGGAGGACGCCGTGCGAACACCGACCGAGACCAGCCCCGCCTCTTGGCCATGGATACGAACCGCCCCCCGGGGCAGCGCGCTCGCGCTCCTGCTGTGCCTGCTCGCCGGCTGCGGCGGCGCCTCCGCGCGCGTGGTCTACCCCGCCGAGCTGTCGGCGCGCTCGTATCCGCGCATCATCGTGGTGCACGGCAGCGAGCCCGAGGGCATCGAGTTCGCCAACCGCCTGGCGCGGCACCTCGCCACGCCGCGGGCGGGCATCCGGCCGAGCGAGGTGTTCCTCATGCACCGCATCCAGGCCACGCAGGCCGTGGCGGAGCGCACGTTCCCGCAGTCCGCGGTGATCGTAGATCTGGACTTCCAGATCACGCACACCGGGCTCATCTACGAGACACGAGACGGCTGCTACACGACGGGCTGCGCGGGGCGGCCGGCCACCACGACCACGCACTTGCTCCGGGAGGTCTCGCTGACCCTCACGCTCACCATCCGTGAGAGCACCACGGGGCGCGTGCTCGAGGTGGTCACGCAGGCCGAGCACGAAGACGGTGGCCGCCGGGACCGGAACGTGGAAGTCGTCCTTCGTCGCCTGCAGCAACGCATCTTCCCCATGTTCGACTCCCACACGCGCGGCGTGCGCCTGCGTGTGTTCGACGTGGAGCACCCGGCCGTGATCCCCGGCCTCGAGCTGCTGCGCGCGGGTCAGTGGACGGAGGCCAGCGCCAGCCTCGAAGCCGCGCTCGCGGACGAGAGCGTGCTGGCCCTGCCACCCGAGCAGCTCGCGCGCGTCTACTACAACCTCTCGGTGGCGCGGCGCTTCGACCCGGCCACCATGGACGACCTGGCGACACACTACGCCAACGCCCGCATCCTCCTGGACGGCGCCATCCAGCTGGACCCCAGCAACGAGTACTACGTGCGCGTGCGCGACCACCTGGACGCCGACGCCCAGCGCGCCGCGGCGCTGCGGGTGCAAGAAGGCGCGGCCGCCATGCACTACGGGGACGTCCCGGCTCCCGCACCGGCAGAGACGCAGCCCGTGCCATCCGGGGCTCCGCCAACGGTGGCGCCCCAGCCGCAGCCTGCCCCCGACCCCGGCGCCGTTCCCCAGCAGCCCGCGTTCGCTCCCTAGGTCTGGCGTGCGGCAGACCCTAGGCCGCGGCCTTCGTGCGCTCGCCCCGCGCGCTCGCGTAGAGCGCGTCGCGCCAGGCCAAGAGGTCCGCGAACTCGCCCACGAGCGGGGCCGCCGTCCACGCGCGCCGAAGCGCCGGCAGCAGCACGATGCGCGGGTGCTGCACGGGCTCCACCATCTGGAGGAACGTGGCCGCCATCAGGTCGACGGCGCCGAGTGAGCTCCCCTCGAAGAGGGCGCGACCGCCCAGCGCGTCCCGCAGCGCGAGGCACACGCCCCGCTGGGTGTCCACGTGGCGGTCCACCGGCGCGAGGTCGGCGCCGTACTTCTTCGCCACGAAGCGCGCGCCCTGTGCAGCCACGGGACGCAGCAGCCCGGCCAGCGGCGCCGGGCTCACCGGCAGCATGCTCTCGCGCAGCGCCTCCGGGTCCGCCAAGATCGCAGCCGTCAGGCGCGCACGCCCTGCGGCGAGGCCCTGCTCGATGCGCTCGGCCCACGCGCGGGCGCCGTCGGAGTCACTCCGCAGGCTGGGGCCGCGTCCGCACGCGTCGGCGTAGCGCATGATCGCGAGTGAGTCGTCGATGGCCCCGCCCGCGTGCACCAGCAGCGGGGCCGTGGCCTTCACGCGCAGGGTGCCGTGCGCTCGCAGGCGCAGCAGCGGCTCGCCCACCATGGGGATGTGCTCGCGGTAGCGGTACGGAATGCGGTGGTGGTCGAGCGCCCAGCGGGCGCGCTCGGTCCAGGGGGAGTAGCCCACGCCGTGCAGGGTGAGGTCACTCATGCGCTGGCCCTCCCCATCATGCTGGCCTGCCGCTCGCTGCGGGCAGGGGTGGTGGCGAGCGTGGCGCGCACGAACGCCGTGACGCGCTCTGCCGCGGGCTCCGGCGTGCGCGGCCAGCGGTTGTGTACGTTCTTCGTGGCGAGCCCACGCCAGACCTCGCGCTCGACGGTGCGCTGCCCCAGCTTGCCGAGCGTGTGCTCCACGGCCGCCTCGGGCGCCAGGTCGTCGCCCAGAACGCGCAGGGCCAGCACGGGCGCACGCCCCGCGGCCAGCAGCGCTTCACCGTCGAAGGCGCCGAAGCGGTAGGCTCCCGTGCGCGCGAGCCGCGCCCACTGCTGCATCACGCTGCGCGCTTCGCGCCCCGCGAAGCCGGCCTGCTCACCGGGGAAGTGCCCCACCACGCCCGCGAGCGCGGCGCTGAAACGTGTGCCCAGCGCGATCTTCAGCGCCGCCAGCCCGCGCCACGCGCGGTAGTACGGCGAGCCGGAAGCCACCAGGGCCACCCCCGCCGCGCCGCTCGGGTGCAGCCCGGACTCCAGCAACGCGATCTGACCGCCGATGGAGTGCCCCAGCCAAAAGACCGGCACTCCCGGCAACGCTCGCGAGGCGGCGTCACGTGCGGCGGCGGCGTGCGTCACCAGCTCGGGGTAGCCCCAGTCCACACGACGCGACGCGCGCACGGGGCTCGCGCCGTGCCCGGGGAGATCGATGGCCGCCGCATGCACTCCCTCGACCGCCAGCCGCGCCACGAGGGGAGCGTAGTACTCCGCTCGCAGCCCCAGCGCCGGCAGCACCAGCACGATGGGCGCGCGAACGGAGCGCGAGAGCGTCAGCACCGCCGACTGGGTGCCGCCGATCGTGGGAAAGTCGAAGCCTTGCGTAGAGCGATCGTCGGGTGAGTCCATGCACAGCACCCTAGCGACGGCCCCCCTGGCCTGCCTTGACATCCGTCAAGAACGACGAGCGCGCCCGCGCGCAGCACGCACCCGGCTGAGGGACTCGGGCGCCACGCCCAGGTACGACGCCACGTGGTAACCCGGCATGCCCTGCACGATGTCCGCATCCATGTGCGCCACGAAGTACTCGTAGCGCTCGGCGGCGGACTTCCACTGCAGCATGCGCAGGCGCCGCTCCATCGACAGGTAGTGCTGCTCGGCCAGCACGCGGCGCATGCGCTCCGCCAGCTCGCCCGGGTGGTCGTCCTGGAAGTCCGCGAGCCGCGAGCGATAGCCCGTCACTTCGGTCACGGCCTCGAGCGTCTCTTCGGCGGGCGTCCCACGGATGAAGCTGGCGAGCGCCAGCACCACGGACGGAGCGTTCAGGAAGCGTAGGTTCACCTCGCGGTCGTCGTGGTGGTAGTAGGCGCGCACCAGCCCCCCGGCCAGCACCACCACCTCCCGGCACACGCTGCCCTCGTTGAAGATGGCCTCGCCGGGCGCGTAGCGCACCGGGCGGCGGTATGGCGCCAAGAGGGCCTGCTCCTCGGCGCTGAGCAGCAGGTGGGGTGCGACGAGTGCGGCGACGTCGGTCATCGTGGTGCTATGCTCCGCGGCCTCTTGACGATATAGGAGCGTGCGATGGCTGGCGGCGGCGGCGGAACCACTTGGGTAAAGATTCTGGGCCTCGGGCTCGCGCTCCTCACGCTCGCGCACGGGCTGGTGGTCGCCCAGGTCGAGCTCGGCTTCGGGCACCCCGCGCTCCTCGCCGTCGGTGGCCTGATGGTGGTGTTCGGCTCCTGCGAGGCCATGATCCTGTGTGTGGAGGGTATCGCACAGCGCATGCGCTGGAACCCCTTCGTGGCCGGCACCATGGCGGGGCTCGCCGCCAATGTCCCGGAGCTCATCATGCTGGGCTTCGTGTTGGCTGCGAAGCCGCGCTTGGGCTTCATCGTGGTGGCCATGACGCTGCACGTGGGGGCCATGGCCTTCGGCCTCTACAGCGGTCTCCTGCCACGTGACGCCTCGGGCCACGCGCGGCTCCCCGAGCCCCTGGTCAAGCTCTCCACGGACCAGTTCGCGGGCGCGGGCGGCGCCTACCTGGCCACCGGGCTCATCATGCTCATGCTGCACACCTTCTCGGCTGGCAGCCACGGCGGTCAGGGCCTCGGCCCGGTGGACCTCTACACCATCGGTGGGCTGCTGCTGCTGGTGCAGGTGGTGGGCATCGTGGAGCTGGTGCGGCGCTTCGGCGGCACGGCCAAGGACGAAGAGTGGGTCGGCTCGGTGGCCGAAGCCGAGGTCGCGGCCGAGGCCCCGGTCCCCCTCGGGCGCATCCTCGGCTTCGGGGCGCTGGGCCTCACCACGTCGGTCATCGGCGGCCACGCCGTGGGCGACTTCGCCGACGCGCTGGTGGTCCGGCTCGCAGAGGCCGGCTACTCCGAGATGGTGGGCGCGCTGGTGCTGTCGGTGTTCGCATGCGCCGGCGGCTACATCATGATCGCCTCGGCCCACGTGCGCGGCATGTACGACCTCGCGCTCGCCAACGTGTCGGGCGCCATCACCCAGAACGCGGTCATGGTCATGCCCGTGGCGCTCATCCTCCTGGCCATCTTCGGTCAGCTGGGCGTCATCCCCCTGCTGCCCAGCGGCGCCATCCTGCCCATCGACCTCGAGACCACCTCGGTGGTCCTGCTCATGTTCCCGCCGCTGCTCATCCTCTGGAAGGCGGTCAAGGACGACGGGCGCGTCAGCTGGGTGGAGACTGCCTCCATGGTGGCCGTCTTCGGCCTCACGCTGTACTTCCTGGCCGAGCACGGCTGACCGCGCGCCCCGCGGGCCACCCTTGCCTCGGTCGCCTCAGTCGCCGCTGGGGGGGCAGCTGCGCAGCGGGGAGGGGGGGCTGCTCGCGGTCGGGCACCAGCAGGCAGACGCCCACCCACACGACGCTCAAGACGGCCGCGGGTACGCCGAGCGGCCAGGGGTACCCCTTGCCTCTCAGGTACGTGCAGCAGCCATAGGCGAGCGCGACGGAC containing:
- a CDS encoding SRPBCC family protein gives rise to the protein MIEGIGEALVRRPPEAIIAFVTDLERYKKADWKIGRVLESRREGNRIFMRHDGKLRGIPGPPVSLEMTIEGRTSVRYRSVPSWPAKWFLTFDGGFELAEVAGGTQVVHTERFRFHAPWRLVAEPFLRKWIAQDVPKEMERLKAILESEDPTL
- a CDS encoding SDR family oxidoreductase, giving the protein MTSPNEFEGKPVVVTGGTGALGRSVVGGLLARGASVHIPVMHARELDGFPYAGQVRCREGVDLRDEASCAAFYGSVPGALYGSIHLAGGFSMGPFTDTSLAEYQKLVDLNVTTCFLSCREALKRMSGEGRIVNVAAKPALVPTGGLVAYALTKAAVAGLTLALAEEAGPRGVWVNAVVPSIMNTPANVAAMPDADHSAWPTTDDVAATICFLASPLNRVTRGALVPVYGRS
- a CDS encoding long-chain-acyl-CoA synthetase; its protein translation is MARIDTELLRSNARMARTIGYGIWLAAYKLRDNQNLCPALLLERHAARQPNHPALLFEDRTLSYQELNARANQYAHALERLGAKKGQVVAVLMDNRVEYLVACMGANKIGVVSALINTHVAGIQLSHALRICEPSFILLGSEHIDNVRSLGDELPVPPGRVLMMRDGDNRAQLPGAVDFDAVIDAAPAHNPEQTKQQSIHDPFVYIYTSGTTGLPKAAMMKNQRVMKAMHVFAGPVAHITPSDVVYTSGLPFYHSSGFILGYGMALVGGATCALRRKFSSSQHFEDCERTGATVFAYIGELCRYLLASEVKPAEKRHKLRMVVGAGLRPDIWEAFVKRFNIPEVREFYGATEGNVGIVNFDGKPGMLGRLMPGQVVARAEEGTADVWRNAHTGLCEKAHPGQDGILLGQINKVNSFDGYVDKGKNAGKILENPFGDGKNYFNTGDLVRMHPHKYVSFQDRLGDTYRWKGENVATSEVALVLTHAPSIGEANVYGVEVPGCDGRAGMAAVVLDGELDLPGLSAHVEKNLPGYARPLFIRVQREMQLTASFKYVKTDLKEQGFDPANVKGDPLFFWNGRAYEPLTTVLHEQLVSGAIRL
- the maiA gene encoding maleylacetoacetate isomerase; amino-acid sequence: MRLYAFYRSSASYRVRLGLAHKDIAHELVPIALMTGEQRAPEHRARNPIGQVPVLELLGGEQPVLLAQSVAILEYLEEVFPEPALLPREPIARARVRELVELVNSGIQPLQNLSVLLHVSSLGADAQAWARHFVLNGLLALEQRAHTTRGAFLFGDQPTLADVCLVPQMFNARLLGLPLDDLSSLVEIDARCQALPRWSDAHPSAQPDAPPS
- a CDS encoding glutathione S-transferase N-terminal domain-containing protein; translation: MSDLTLHGVGYSPWTERARWALDHHRIPYRYREHIPMVGEPLLRLRAHGTLRVKATAPLLVHAGGAIDDSLAIMRYADACGRGPSLRSDSDGARAWAERIEQGLAAGRARLTAAILADPEALRESMLPVSPAPLAGLLRPVAAQGARFVAKKYGADLAPVDRHVDTQRGVCLALRDALGGRALFEGSSLGAVDLMAATFLQMVEPVQHPRIVLLPALRRAWTAAPLVGEFADLLAWRDALYASARGERTKAAA
- a CDS encoding alpha/beta fold hydrolase, producing the protein MDSPDDRSTQGFDFPTIGGTQSAVLTLSRSVRAPIVLVLPALGLRAEYYAPLVARLAVEGVHAAAIDLPGHGASPVRASRRVDWGYPELVTHAAAARDAASRALPGVPVFWLGHSIGGQIALLESGLHPSGAAGVALVASGSPYYRAWRGLAALKIALGTRFSAALAGVVGHFPGEQAGFAGREARSVMQQWARLARTGAYRFGAFDGEALLAAGRAPVLALRVLGDDLAPEAAVEHTLGKLGQRTVEREVWRGLATKNVHNRWPRTPEPAAERVTAFVRATLATTPARSERQASMMGRASA
- a CDS encoding Crp/Fnr family transcriptional regulator; amino-acid sequence: MTDVAALVAPHLLLSAEEQALLAPYRRPVRYAPGEAIFNEGSVCREVVVLAGGLVRAYYHHDDREVNLRFLNAPSVVLALASFIRGTPAEETLEAVTEVTGYRSRLADFQDDHPGELAERMRRVLAEQHYLSMERRLRMLQWKSAAERYEYFVAHMDADIVQGMPGYHVASYLGVAPESLSRVRAARGRARRS